The DNA sequence GTTTCAGCAAAGACGCCCGCCACAAGGTCGGACGCATACACCTGCCCGTGGCCCCCAAGTGTAATATGCAGTGCAACTACTGCAACCGGGACTTCGAATGCGTGAACGAATCGAGGCCGGGGGTGACCTGCAAGGTACTCACTCCCGTCCAGGCCGCGGGGTATCTCGATTCCGTTCTCGAAAGGATCGGAAATATCAGGGTCGTCGGCATTGCCGGTCCCGGAGACCCCTTTGCGAACGCTGAAGAGACACTCGAGACCCTCGCCCTCGTGAGAAGCCATTATCCCGAGATGATCCTTTGCCTCGCCACGAACGGCCTCGAGCTCTCCCGCTACGTCAATGACCTCGCGGACCTTAACCTGAGCCATGTGACCGTAACCGTAAATGCCGTCGATCCGGCTATTGGAAAGGCTATCTATGCGTGGGCAAGGCGGGATAAAAGAATGTACCGCGGGGAAGAGGCGGCGGGAGTAATCCTCGAAAGCCAGATTGAAAGCATACGGAAGCTTAAAGAAAAGAAGATCACCGTAAAAGTGAATACCGTCGTCATTCCCGGGATTAACGACCACCAGGCGGGAGCCGTTGCCCGCCGCGTCTCCGGGTTGGGGGCGGACATCATGAACTGCATACCCCTCTACCACGTGGCAGGCACGCCCTTCGAGGCCCTTACGCCGCCCTCGCCCGAAAGAATGAAAGCGGTCCGTGAAGATGCAGGGGCTACCATGCCCCAGATGGGCCACTGCGCGCGCTGCCGTGCCGACGCCGCGGGTCTTATCGGCGAGCCTCACAAAGAGGAGATCGTCCGTCTTCTCGAAAAGGCCTCCCTGTCCCAATCGTCAGAGGAAAAACTTTATGTCGCGGTTGCGAGCATGGAGGGGTTCTTCGTGAATCAGCACCTCGGGGAGGCCGCCGCCCTTTGGATATACGGCATAAAGGACGGCAAAGCGGATCTGATCGAGAGACGCCCTACCCCTGCCGCCGGGAGCGGCCCTTCGAGGTGGAGCCGGCTCGCGGAGTCGCTCGCTGACTGCAACACCGTCCTGGCGAGCGGTATCGGCCCCCATCCGCAGACCGTGCTCAAGAAGGCGGGCATAGAAGTAGTGGTCATGGAGGGCCTCGCCGCGGAGGGAGTGGAGGCAGTACTCGGGAAGAGGGAGATACCGAAGATCCTGCTCCGGACTGCAGGAAGATGCGGTATCGGCGGACAGTGTAAGGGCAACGGCATGGGCTGCGGCTGATGCCCGGCTTCCGTTGCGGCCCGGACCTGATATAAGGAGGATAGAGAAATGAAGAAGGCGAAACATCATATCTTTGTATGCGGAAGTTTCAGGGCAAACGGCACCCCCCAGGGGGTCTGCAGCAAGAAAGAGTCGATGCAGCTCCTCCAGTACCTCGAGCAGGAGCTTTCCGACCGGGGCTTATCTGATGTGCTCGTATCGGGAACAGGCTGCCTCAAGGTCTGCGACCGGGGCCCCGCCATGGTTGTCTATCCCGAAAACTGGTGGTACGGCGGTGTAGAGGGCACGTCCGAGATTGACGACATTCTCGACGCCCTCGAGGAGGGGAGACCGGCAGAAAAGTATATCCTTACCTGATACGGAGGCGCTGCTAACCCCATCCTCTCCTTGCATAAGGGACCGCAATATGAGATAATAGAAAGTATTCCGCAGACTTTCGATGCGAAAACCTTATGTAAAGGAGAGAGGGATGCCCGATTATACCGAAATCGATAATTCATCGGCTTTGGATTACATCTTTTATCCCAGGGAGTCAATGAGCCCGCCTCCCCCGTACGGCTTCGACATAATGGCGCCCGCGGCGGAAGGCATTTCCCTGTGCTGCCGCTTTTATCAGGGGGACAAGGAGTGGCCGTGGATCCTCTTCTTCCATGGCAACGGTGAAGTCGTAGGCGATTACGATGAATTGTCACGCTTTTATTTCAAGCAGAAGATAAACCTGGTGGTGACCGACTACAGGGGGTACGGCAAGAGCGGAGGCTCCCCTACGGTCACGGCCATGCTCGCCGATGCCCACGTCATATTCCGGGCCGTAGGCGACGAGCTGAAGGCAAGGGGCCTCATGAGCAGGTTCTGGATCATGGGGAGGTCACTGGGAAGTCTTTCGGCCATGGAGCTTGCCCATCATTATCAGGACGTCATTCCCGGCATCATCGTGGAGAGCGGTTTTTTGAGCGTCACGAGAATACTTCACCATCTCGATGTGCCCACGGGGCAGATCGACCTCGAAAAGATCGACCGGGCGCAGGTCGAAATGGCGCGCACCATAACCCTGCCCGTCCTCATTATCCACGGAGAATACGATAACATAGTCCCTATGGGCGAGGCGGAGGATCTCCGCGATACGATAAAGTCCGAAGAGAAGCAGCTCCTCGTGATACCTGCAGCAGATCACAATGACGTCATGTTTGTCGGTCTCAACGAATATTTTAAGGCCATCCGCGCCTTTCTCGACCGGACCGGCGCCACGGCAAAGTAAATCGATATCTCCCCGCCCCAATGGATCCCGGGGCAGGTAACCAGACGGCCGTCCGACAGGTGAACCCCACCGGACGAAGGGCCGGACTATCACTCTTTATTTGAAGGCTAAAGACAGATGAAACAGATAAGAAACTTCAGCATCATCGCCCACATCGACCATGGCAAGTCCACCCTTGCCGATCGCCTGATACAGAACGCCCACCTCGTGGAGGACAGGCAGTTCCGGGACCAGATCCTCGATACCATGGACATAGAGCGGGAAAGGGGCATTACCATCAAGAGCCAGACCGTCAATATCCCCTACGTGAATAAAGGCGGTGAGGAATTCGAGCTGAACCTGATCGATACCCCGGGGCACGTCGATTTTTCCTACGAAGTATCGAGGGCCCTGGCGTCCTGTGAAGGGGTGCTCCTTCTCGTGGACGCCTCCCAGGGCGTGGAAGCCCAGACACTGGCGAACCTCTATGCCGCAATGGAGCATAATCTGGTAATTATCCCCGTAATAAACAAGATCGATCTGCCTTCGGCCGACATCGACCGGGTGAAAGACGAGATCGACCAGGAGCTCGGCCTCGATTCCGACCTCGCGATCCTCTGCTCGGCAAAGGAGGGTATAGGCATCGAGGAGATCCTGGAAGCCATAGTAGAGAGAATTCCTCCGCCCACGGGCGATATGGAGAAGCCCCTTTCCTCCCTTACCTTCGACGCCCACTATGATCCTTTCCGGGGCACTATCGTAAGCTGCCGCGTCTTTAACGGCGCCATCCGCCCCGGCGATATAATTCGCTTCATGTATAACGGCGCCACCTACAAGGTGGAAGAGACGGGTATCTTTCGTCTCAAGATGGAGCCGAGGAAGGAGCTTACCGCCGGCTCGGTAGGTTATATCATTGCGGGCATCAAAACCGTGAGTGACACCAGGATCGGAGATACGATCACCCTCGACCAGAATCCGGCCCCGGAGCCGCTCCCCGGCTTCAAGGAAGTCAAGCCCGTGGTCTTCTCATCCATCTATCCCATCGCCTCCGACGATTACCTCTCTCTCGCGGAAGCGCTCGAGAAATATAAGCTCAACGATGCGGCCCTCGTCTATCAGAAGGACTCCTCCGCTGCCCTCGGCCAGGGGTTCCGGTGCGGCTTTCTCGGACTCCTCCATCTGGAGATCGTGCAGGAGAGGCTCGAGCGGGAGTTCGACCAATCGATCATCCTCACCTCTCCGAGCGTCCAATATCGCTTCCTCCTTACTGACGGGACGATGATTACCGTGGACAACCCCCAGTACTATCCAGACCCGACGAAGATATCTAATGGTGAGGAGCCTTTCATCAGGGCGAGCATTCTCATACCGGAGCGCTATGTAGGCGCCGTGATGAAGCTCTGCATGGACCGGCGCGGCGTCGACTCCAAGTTGAGCTATCCGAGTCCGGGCAGGGTCGAGGTCACCTTTGACATGCCTCTCGCCGAGGTAGTCTTCGACTTTTATGACAAACTCAAGAGCATTACCCAGGGGTACGGCTCCTTTGACTACGAGATCATCGACTACAGGGAAAGCGAGCTTGTCAAACTCGATATCCTGGTCAACGGCGAGAAGGTGGATGCCCTTTCCATGATCATTCATAAAGAGAGGGCCCGTGAGCGCGCGGTCCGGGTCTGCGATAAGCTCCGGGACGAGATACCCAGGCAGCTTTTCAAGATTGCCATTCAGGGCGCAATCGGGGGCAAGATCATCTCCAGGTCGACAGTCTCCCCCTACAGGAAAGATGTAACGGCCAAGTGCTATGGCGGGGATATCAGCAGGAAAAGGAAGCTCCTCGAGAAGCAGAAAAAGGGAAAGAGAAGAATGAGCATGGTGGGCAATGTGGAGATACCCCAGAGTGCCTTCATGGCGGCCCTTAAGACCGACGATGAATGATCCGCCCGACCGGGCAGCATCTGCGGATACAGCGCCTATACCGGGTCTTTATATTCATGTTCCCTTCTGCGCAACCAAATGTCCTTACTGTGATTTCTATTCCGTCACTGATTCCGGCGGCATTCGCCGGTGGCTCGATTCCCTGGGGAGGGAGATGGAGCACTATGCCCCCCTCTTTCACTCCTTCGACTCTGTCTATGTAGGAGGGGGCACCCCTTCCCTTCTCGACGGACCCTCTTTCTCCCGTCTCTTCTCTCTCATCCGCCGCTTCTGCAATATCGCGGAAGATACGGAGATCACGGTGGAGCTCAACCCGGACGACGTCACCGAAGAACGGCTTGTTTACTATCGCTCTGCCGGCGTCAACAGGCTGAGTCTCGGCATCCAGTCCTTCTCCGACGAGGATCTGCTCTTCCTGAGAAGGCGGCATGATTCGAGACGCGCCATCGATGCCC is a window from the Syntrophorhabdaceae bacterium genome containing:
- a CDS encoding alpha/beta fold hydrolase — translated: MPDYTEIDNSSALDYIFYPRESMSPPPPYGFDIMAPAAEGISLCCRFYQGDKEWPWILFFHGNGEVVGDYDELSRFYFKQKINLVVTDYRGYGKSGGSPTVTAMLADAHVIFRAVGDELKARGLMSRFWIMGRSLGSLSAMELAHHYQDVIPGIIVESGFLSVTRILHHLDVPTGQIDLEKIDRAQVEMARTITLPVLIIHGEYDNIVPMGEAEDLRDTIKSEEKQLLVIPAADHNDVMFVGLNEYFKAIRAFLDRTGATAK
- a CDS encoding (2Fe-2S) ferredoxin domain-containing protein, which codes for MKKAKHHIFVCGSFRANGTPQGVCSKKESMQLLQYLEQELSDRGLSDVLVSGTGCLKVCDRGPAMVVYPENWWYGGVEGTSEIDDILDALEEGRPAEKYILT
- a CDS encoding radical SAM protein, whose amino-acid sequence is MDHTDHPCFSKDARHKVGRIHLPVAPKCNMQCNYCNRDFECVNESRPGVTCKVLTPVQAAGYLDSVLERIGNIRVVGIAGPGDPFANAEETLETLALVRSHYPEMILCLATNGLELSRYVNDLADLNLSHVTVTVNAVDPAIGKAIYAWARRDKRMYRGEEAAGVILESQIESIRKLKEKKITVKVNTVVIPGINDHQAGAVARRVSGLGADIMNCIPLYHVAGTPFEALTPPSPERMKAVREDAGATMPQMGHCARCRADAAGLIGEPHKEEIVRLLEKASLSQSSEEKLYVAVASMEGFFVNQHLGEAAALWIYGIKDGKADLIERRPTPAAGSGPSRWSRLAESLADCNTVLASGIGPHPQTVLKKAGIEVVVMEGLAAEGVEAVLGKREIPKILLRTAGRCGIGGQCKGNGMGCG
- the lepA gene encoding translation elongation factor 4, with the protein product MKQIRNFSIIAHIDHGKSTLADRLIQNAHLVEDRQFRDQILDTMDIERERGITIKSQTVNIPYVNKGGEEFELNLIDTPGHVDFSYEVSRALASCEGVLLLVDASQGVEAQTLANLYAAMEHNLVIIPVINKIDLPSADIDRVKDEIDQELGLDSDLAILCSAKEGIGIEEILEAIVERIPPPTGDMEKPLSSLTFDAHYDPFRGTIVSCRVFNGAIRPGDIIRFMYNGATYKVEETGIFRLKMEPRKELTAGSVGYIIAGIKTVSDTRIGDTITLDQNPAPEPLPGFKEVKPVVFSSIYPIASDDYLSLAEALEKYKLNDAALVYQKDSSAALGQGFRCGFLGLLHLEIVQERLEREFDQSIILTSPSVQYRFLLTDGTMITVDNPQYYPDPTKISNGEEPFIRASILIPERYVGAVMKLCMDRRGVDSKLSYPSPGRVEVTFDMPLAEVVFDFYDKLKSITQGYGSFDYEIIDYRESELVKLDILVNGEKVDALSMIIHKERARERAVRVCDKLRDEIPRQLFKIAIQGAIGGKIISRSTVSPYRKDVTAKCYGGDISRKRKLLEKQKKGKRRMSMVGNVEIPQSAFMAALKTDDE